The proteins below are encoded in one region of Metabacillus dongyingensis:
- a CDS encoding LLM class flavin-dependent oxidoreductase codes for MSNERINLKKEVKLSVLDLAPVVEGSTPSEAFKNTLDLAQHTEKWGYNRFWLAEHHNMEGIASSATAVLIGHVAGGTSKIRVGSGGIMLPNHAPLVIAEQFGTLESIYPGRIDLGLGRAPGTDQLTARALRRENMSNGEDFPEQLEELRDYFNPTEAKHVRAVPGQGLNIPIWLLGSSGFSAQLAGRLGLPFAFASHFSPEHTIPAMRLYRSSFKPSEVLQEPYAMVGANVVAADSDERAAYLATTMQQQFLNLVRNRPGKMQPPVENMEELWTAYEKAAIHQQLGSSIVGSASTVKGKLEKFLDETGADEIMVNASIYDHQERLRSFEIVSQLFK; via the coding sequence ATGTCCAATGAAAGGATAAATTTAAAAAAAGAAGTGAAATTGTCTGTTCTGGATCTTGCTCCAGTTGTTGAAGGCAGTACACCAAGTGAAGCTTTTAAAAACACACTAGACCTTGCTCAGCATACGGAAAAATGGGGCTATAACCGTTTTTGGCTTGCAGAACATCATAACATGGAGGGCATCGCAAGTTCGGCTACAGCTGTGTTAATTGGACATGTTGCCGGAGGAACGTCGAAGATCCGCGTTGGTTCAGGCGGAATCATGCTTCCAAACCATGCTCCCTTAGTAATTGCAGAACAGTTTGGAACGCTTGAATCCATTTATCCGGGCAGGATTGACCTTGGACTGGGACGAGCTCCTGGTACGGATCAGCTGACAGCCCGTGCTCTTCGCAGAGAAAACATGAGCAATGGAGAAGATTTTCCAGAACAGCTGGAAGAATTGAGAGACTATTTTAATCCGACAGAAGCTAAGCATGTTCGTGCTGTTCCAGGACAAGGGCTAAACATTCCAATTTGGCTCCTCGGTTCAAGCGGTTTCAGTGCACAGCTGGCAGGAAGACTTGGATTGCCTTTCGCATTTGCAAGCCATTTTTCACCGGAGCATACCATTCCAGCGATGCGTCTTTACAGAAGCAGCTTTAAACCATCTGAAGTGCTTCAAGAACCCTATGCTATGGTAGGTGCGAATGTGGTAGCTGCAGACAGCGATGAGAGAGCAGCTTATCTGGCAACGACAATGCAGCAGCAATTTTTAAACCTTGTCCGCAATCGTCCAGGCAAAATGCAGCCTCCTGTTGAAAATATGGAAGAGCTTTGGACAGCATATGAAAAAGCTGCCATTCATCAGCAGCTCGGTTCATCAATTGTCGGAAGTGCAAGCACTGTTAAAGGCAAATTAGAGAAGTTCTTAGATGAGACAGGTGCAGATGAAATTATGGTCAATGCTTCAATCTATGATCATCAGGAACGCTTGCGCTCATTTGAAATTGTTTCACAGCTTTTCAAGTAA
- a CDS encoding LLM class flavin-dependent oxidoreductase — protein sequence MKLSILDQSPISEGSSARNALKQTLQLAKAAEELGYTRFWVAEHHNTNGLASTAPEILISHIASNTSRIKVGSGGVLLPQYSPFKVAETFNTLEVLFPNRIDLGIGRSPGGGAETRLALTDGIRKSLNEFPRQLQDLQGFLSQSLPVDHAYSKVLAMPDSETSPEMWLLGVSHRGARTAAEHGLAFTYGHFINPASGRKAMKDYLEQFQPTQQLTSPKSNFCIFVVCAETEEKAEYLALSQDAWLLNVEKGGNTKIPSPEEVKKIDFSPDEQEKINRNRDRMIIGTPQKVKDELLRIGADYKTDECMVISNLFRFEDKLKSYELLAESFELKQR from the coding sequence ATGAAGCTAAGTATTCTAGATCAGTCACCTATTTCAGAAGGTTCCAGTGCAAGAAATGCCCTGAAGCAGACCCTGCAATTAGCAAAAGCAGCCGAGGAGCTGGGCTACACTCGTTTTTGGGTTGCAGAGCATCATAACACAAATGGATTAGCAAGTACGGCTCCAGAAATATTAATATCTCACATTGCCTCAAATACAAGCCGGATCAAAGTCGGATCTGGCGGCGTGCTGCTTCCGCAATACAGTCCTTTTAAAGTTGCTGAAACGTTCAATACGCTTGAAGTTCTATTTCCAAACCGAATTGACTTAGGCATTGGACGTTCACCCGGTGGTGGTGCTGAAACCCGTCTTGCACTGACTGATGGAATACGAAAGAGCTTAAATGAATTTCCAAGGCAGCTCCAGGATCTGCAAGGGTTTTTAAGCCAGTCGCTGCCAGTGGATCATGCATATTCAAAAGTACTAGCAATGCCTGATTCGGAAACATCTCCAGAAATGTGGCTGTTAGGTGTTTCACATCGGGGAGCAAGGACTGCAGCGGAACATGGTTTGGCATTTACTTATGGACATTTTATCAATCCTGCAAGCGGGAGAAAAGCTATGAAAGATTACTTGGAACAATTTCAGCCCACACAACAATTAACATCTCCTAAATCCAATTTTTGTATTTTTGTTGTATGTGCAGAAACAGAAGAAAAGGCTGAATATCTGGCATTAAGCCAGGATGCATGGCTTTTAAATGTGGAAAAGGGAGGAAATACAAAAATCCCCTCACCTGAAGAAGTGAAAAAGATTGATTTTTCTCCTGATGAACAAGAGAAAATAAACAGAAACCGAGATCGCATGATTATTGGCACACCTCAAAAAGTAAAAGATGAATTGCTTCGTATCGGAGCAGATTATAAAACAGATGAATGCATGGTGATCTCCAATCTTTTCAGATTTGAAGACAAACTTAAATCTTATGAGCTTCTTGCAGAATCCTTTGAGCTTAAGCAAAGATAA
- a CDS encoding PLP-dependent aminotransferase family protein, with amino-acid sequence MEWKPDRLSEQPIYKQIVQYFEEQIRNGELPPLSKLPSERMLAEDLGVNRSTVATAYAELSASGLIISKRGSGTLVGEVNQDYSSGRLPNWNSMLIAGTLLQNVPIIQRIAEETHHKNLIDLATGQLSPELFPNEQFQHLLKNQHFDHPLSYDHPHGNMKLRETIAGHLKTYKKIDCTPSSILITSGAQQALHLIIQCLLKPGDAIAIENPSYTYSLPIFKSLGIKTILLYADENGVNPQAIHDAYMKHRIRMIFLGSAYQNPTGAVLHSERRKKILSTAYEFGIPIVEDDPYSLLSYENESGATLKSEDSHGIVIYISSLSKMVSSGMRIGWILAPKQIIERLADARQQIDFGSSIFSDWLAREFLKSDFFDPHLHQLKIELKERRDILVSAIEKHLPGLVDYTVPKGGIHLWCRIIPAHHDEKLFNQSLDKGMIYTPGSALGSNKGFVRFTFGRAAKQSIDTAIAAFSEALFHQK; translated from the coding sequence ATAGAATGGAAGCCCGACCGTTTAAGTGAGCAGCCAATTTATAAACAGATCGTTCAGTATTTTGAAGAGCAGATTCGCAACGGGGAACTGCCTCCATTAAGCAAACTGCCTTCTGAACGAATGTTAGCAGAGGACTTAGGGGTAAACCGAAGCACAGTTGCAACTGCTTATGCTGAACTCAGTGCATCAGGTTTAATTATCAGCAAAAGGGGAAGCGGTACCTTGGTCGGTGAGGTAAATCAAGACTATTCTAGCGGACGTTTGCCGAACTGGAACAGCATGCTCATAGCCGGTACACTTTTGCAAAATGTGCCGATCATTCAGCGAATTGCTGAAGAAACCCATCATAAAAATCTGATTGATTTGGCTACCGGGCAGTTATCACCGGAATTGTTCCCAAACGAACAATTTCAGCACTTATTAAAGAATCAGCATTTCGATCATCCCTTAAGCTATGATCATCCGCATGGGAATATGAAATTGCGGGAAACAATAGCCGGTCATCTGAAAACCTATAAAAAAATAGATTGCACGCCATCATCCATCCTTATTACTTCAGGAGCTCAGCAGGCTCTGCACCTTATAATTCAATGTTTATTGAAACCTGGCGATGCAATTGCAATAGAAAATCCTTCATATACATATTCTTTGCCTATTTTCAAATCTCTTGGCATTAAGACAATATTGCTTTATGCGGATGAAAATGGCGTCAATCCTCAAGCTATTCATGATGCCTATATGAAGCACCGGATTCGGATGATTTTTCTAGGTTCCGCATATCAAAATCCAACTGGTGCCGTTCTTCATTCTGAACGAAGAAAAAAAATCCTCAGTACTGCATATGAGTTTGGAATTCCAATCGTTGAAGATGATCCTTACTCTTTATTGTCTTATGAGAATGAAAGCGGAGCAACCTTAAAATCGGAAGATTCACATGGCATTGTGATCTATATCAGCTCACTGTCAAAAATGGTATCCTCAGGCATGAGAATCGGCTGGATTTTGGCTCCAAAACAAATTATTGAACGATTAGCAGATGCCAGACAGCAAATCGATTTTGGATCAAGCATTTTTTCGGATTGGCTGGCAAGAGAGTTTTTAAAATCAGATTTTTTTGATCCGCATCTTCATCAGTTGAAAATTGAATTAAAAGAAAGGAGAGATATACTGGTTTCAGCTATTGAAAAGCATCTCCCCGGACTGGTGGATTATACAGTGCCAAAAGGCGGTATTCACTTATGGTGCCGAATTATTCCTGCACATCATGATGAAAAACTTTTTAATCAATCATTAGATAAAGGGATGATATATACCCCGGGAAGTGCTCTTGGTTCGAATAAGGGCTTTGTCAGATTCACATTTGGACGAGCGGCCAAACAATCAATTGACACAGCCATTGCTGCATTTTCAGAGGCTCTGTTTCATCAAAAATAA
- a CDS encoding winged helix-turn-helix transcriptional regulator has protein sequence MSRMDGKLFNCEKELTLSVIGGKWKMLILWHLGKEGTKRFGELKSLMPGITQRMLVNQLRELEEDLIVERKVYPVVPPKVEYSLTDQGRTLMPILDAMYEWGKNYMENVAEEKPEISESIK, from the coding sequence ATGTCTCGGATGGATGGAAAACTATTTAATTGCGAAAAAGAATTGACTCTTTCTGTCATTGGCGGTAAATGGAAAATGCTGATTTTATGGCACCTAGGTAAAGAAGGAACAAAGCGCTTTGGCGAATTAAAGTCTCTTATGCCTGGAATTACCCAGCGTATGCTTGTTAATCAGCTGCGCGAGCTTGAAGAAGACTTAATCGTTGAACGCAAAGTATATCCTGTCGTTCCTCCCAAAGTGGAATACTCTTTAACTGACCAGGGCAGAACTCTGATGCCGATTCTTGACGCCATGTACGAATGGGGCAAGAATTATATGGAGAATGTTGCTGAAGAAAAACCGGAGATAAGTGAGTCGATTAAGTAA
- the hxlA gene encoding 3-hexulose-6-phosphate synthase, translating into MELQLALDLVDIPEGIKLVKEVESFIDVVEIGTPVVINEGLRAVKEMKEAFPNLKVLADLKIMDAAGYEVMKASEAGADIVTILGAAEDMSIKGAVEEAKKQGKKILVDMIAVKDIAARAKELDEFGVDYICVHTGYDLQAVGQNSFEDLKAIKSVVKNAKTAVAGGIKLETLPEVIKAQPDLVIVGGGITGQADIKAAASQMQKLIKQG; encoded by the coding sequence ATGGAATTACAATTAGCTTTAGATTTAGTCGATATACCAGAAGGAATTAAACTGGTTAAAGAAGTTGAATCATTTATAGATGTCGTTGAGATCGGAACACCTGTCGTTATTAACGAAGGCCTTCGCGCTGTAAAGGAAATGAAAGAAGCATTTCCTAACTTAAAGGTATTAGCTGATCTTAAAATCATGGATGCAGCAGGCTATGAAGTCATGAAAGCTTCTGAAGCTGGTGCTGATATCGTGACAATCCTTGGAGCAGCAGAAGATATGTCCATTAAAGGGGCTGTCGAAGAGGCTAAAAAACAAGGCAAGAAAATTCTTGTTGATATGATCGCTGTAAAAGACATCGCTGCCCGTGCGAAAGAGCTTGATGAGTTTGGCGTTGATTATATCTGTGTTCACACAGGCTACGACCTTCAGGCAGTAGGACAAAACTCTTTTGAAGATCTAAAAGCAATTAAAAGCGTTGTTAAAAATGCAAAAACAGCTGTAGCAGGCGGCATCAAATTAGAAACATTGCCTGAAGTGATTAAAGCACAGCCTGACCTGGTAATCGTCGGCGGCGGCATTACTGGCCAAGCTGATATCAAAGCGGCTGCATCCCAAATGCAAAAATTAATCAAACAAGGATAA
- the hxlB gene encoding 6-phospho-3-hexuloisomerase translates to MTQTTHYFAKILNELGPAADLISDSDSEKLVDAILKSEKVFTAGAGRSGFMGKSFAMRMMHMGIDAYVIGETVTGNFEKDDILIIGSGSGETKSLIQLAEKAKSIGGTIVTVTIKPESTLGKLADITIQLPGSPKDQSNSEKKTIQPMGSLFEQTLLLFYDAIILRFMEKKGLDSETMYGKHANLE, encoded by the coding sequence ATGACGCAGACAACTCACTATTTTGCAAAAATTTTAAATGAGCTTGGACCTGCCGCTGATTTAATCTCTGACAGTGATTCAGAGAAGTTAGTCGATGCCATTCTTAAATCTGAAAAAGTCTTTACGGCTGGGGCCGGAAGATCTGGATTTATGGGAAAATCCTTTGCAATGAGAATGATGCATATGGGGATTGATGCATATGTCATCGGAGAAACCGTTACTGGAAACTTTGAAAAAGATGATATCTTAATTATCGGTTCAGGTTCAGGCGAAACAAAAAGCTTGATCCAGCTTGCAGAAAAAGCCAAAAGCATCGGCGGAACGATTGTGACAGTCACGATTAAACCAGAGTCGACTTTGGGAAAACTCGCAGACATCACCATTCAATTGCCTGGATCTCCTAAAGATCAATCAAACAGTGAAAAGAAAACCATCCAGCCGATGGGTTCCTTGTTCGAGCAAACTCTTCTGCTGTTTTATGATGCGATTATCTTAAGGTTTATGGAGAAAAAGGGATTAGATTCCGAAACGATGTACGGCAAGCATGCCAATCTAGAATAA
- a CDS encoding 3-ketoacyl-ACP reductase translates to MGSLYGKTAIITGAGRGIGRAAAIALAKEGVNLGLIGLTLSNLEKTAEELKEFGVKTAVAAADVTHLNSVELAVNDIKSALGNVDILINNAGIAKFGGFLELTPEEWESIIRVNLMGVYNATRAVLPDMIEGKAGDIINISSSAGQKGAPVTSAYSASKFAVLGLTESLMLEVRKHNIRVSALTPSTVATDLAIETNLTDGNPESVMQPEDLAEFMVAQLKLNSRVFVKTAGLWSTNP, encoded by the coding sequence TTGGGTTCATTATATGGAAAAACAGCCATTATTACAGGTGCTGGAAGAGGCATTGGACGGGCAGCTGCCATTGCTCTTGCCAAGGAAGGTGTCAATCTTGGGCTTATTGGCTTGACTTTGTCCAATCTCGAAAAAACTGCTGAGGAATTAAAGGAATTTGGTGTAAAAACAGCTGTTGCTGCAGCTGATGTTACACATCTTAATTCTGTTGAGCTTGCGGTAAATGACATTAAATCAGCATTAGGAAACGTTGATATCCTTATTAATAATGCTGGAATTGCTAAATTCGGAGGCTTTTTAGAGCTGACTCCTGAAGAATGGGAAAGCATTATCCGCGTAAACTTAATGGGAGTTTACAATGCTACAAGAGCCGTGCTTCCTGACATGATTGAAGGAAAAGCTGGCGATATTATTAACATCTCATCATCTGCCGGCCAAAAGGGTGCTCCAGTTACAAGTGCCTACAGCGCTTCTAAATTTGCAGTGCTGGGATTAACAGAATCCCTTATGCTTGAAGTAAGGAAGCATAATATTCGTGTCAGTGCCTTAACACCTAGCACAGTTGCAACTGATTTAGCGATTGAGACGAATCTGACTGATGGAAATCCTGAATCAGTCATGCAGCCTGAAGATTTAGCCGAATTCATGGTTGCTCAGCTAAAACTTAATTCACGCGTATTTGTGAAGACAGCAGGATTATGGTCAACAAATCCATAA
- a CDS encoding YitT family protein, translated as MTQKLAAILIGSLLISIGINGFLVPHHLIDGGVDGIALILHYYFDYKTGLCILFLSLPLCFFSWFFKPVYFYSSIHGLLISAFFIDLLDPLRTQFSLPIFLSSLIGGSLIGIGIGVMLRNDTSTGGTDLLARLISDSTKLNIGISILIIDGLVAAAGYKTLGPRSFFFSCVTIGIIGLITHIIMKPSDH; from the coding sequence ATCACTCAAAAATTAGCAGCAATTTTAATAGGAAGCTTATTGATCAGTATTGGCATCAATGGCTTTTTAGTTCCGCATCATTTGATTGATGGCGGAGTCGACGGAATAGCCTTGATATTACATTACTATTTTGACTATAAAACGGGTTTATGCATTCTATTTTTAAGCTTGCCCCTTTGTTTTTTTTCGTGGTTTTTCAAGCCGGTCTATTTTTACAGCAGTATCCACGGTTTATTGATATCTGCATTTTTTATTGATTTGCTGGATCCATTGAGAACTCAATTTTCTTTGCCGATTTTTTTAAGTTCCCTGATAGGAGGAAGCTTAATAGGAATTGGCATCGGAGTCATGCTCCGAAATGATACAAGCACAGGGGGAACGGATTTATTGGCACGGCTTATTTCCGACAGCACAAAATTAAATATAGGAATTTCGATTTTAATTATTGACGGTCTTGTAGCAGCCGCAGGGTATAAAACCCTGGGACCCAGAAGCTTTTTCTTTTCATGTGTCACAATTGGTATCATTGGATTGATCACACACATAATTATGAAACCTTCAGATCATTGA
- a CDS encoding VanW family protein, whose amino-acid sequence MKFFLIGAILLLAQQIQTDDSLTITHNNHVIEKMDRNNAAMLMPETLLIDQTKLDNLMNHLDHQMYKAPVNAEIDKSGKIVPEKTGYRLNREIFSEKFHGYFFGSGAARMEAPRIKLYPRVDKELLANIRSARIGTYVTFFNKNNKERTKNIYLSAEAINNTVIFPGETFSFNGVVGNRTAAKGYLRAPIIIRGELSEGIGGGICQVSSTLFNAIDNAGLKVIERYSHSRRVPYVPAGRDATVSWYGPDFRFTNKYSEPVLIRAAVYGASVMVTIYSTNEVAYEKRTELRK is encoded by the coding sequence ATGAAATTCTTTTTAATTGGAGCAATTCTCCTGCTTGCTCAGCAAATACAAACAGATGACAGCTTAACGATTACCCATAATAATCATGTTATAGAAAAAATGGACCGGAATAATGCGGCAATGCTGATGCCAGAGACATTACTAATTGACCAGACAAAATTGGATAATCTCATGAATCATTTGGATCATCAAATGTATAAGGCTCCAGTAAATGCTGAAATCGACAAGAGCGGAAAAATAGTGCCGGAAAAAACCGGCTACAGATTGAATCGTGAAATATTCAGCGAAAAATTCCACGGTTACTTTTTTGGGAGCGGTGCAGCAAGGATGGAAGCACCCAGAATAAAATTGTATCCCAGAGTAGATAAAGAACTGCTTGCCAATATTCGCTCTGCTAGGATTGGAACCTATGTAACTTTTTTTAACAAGAATAATAAAGAGCGTACAAAGAACATATATCTTTCTGCAGAAGCGATCAATAACACAGTTATTTTTCCTGGCGAGACTTTTTCTTTCAACGGGGTGGTAGGCAACCGTACAGCAGCAAAGGGCTATTTACGGGCTCCGATCATTATTAGAGGAGAACTGTCTGAAGGAATTGGAGGAGGCATTTGTCAAGTTTCCTCAACCTTATTTAATGCCATCGACAATGCCGGATTAAAAGTGATCGAAAGGTATTCCCACAGCAGACGGGTCCCTTATGTTCCAGCAGGAAGAGATGCTACCGTCAGCTGGTATGGACCTGACTTTCGGTTCACGAACAAATACAGCGAGCCAGTATTGATCAGGGCGGCTGTTTATGGGGCAAGTGTGATGGTCACCATTTATTCAACGAATGAAGTTGCTTATGAAAAGAGGACAGAGCTTCGAAAATAA
- a CDS encoding LTA synthase family protein — MKNVFAKGFLNKHLGFFLLAVVMLWIKTYTAYRVELNLGIDNTIQQFLLFINPISSAVLFLGLALFAKGKKAFIWMIVIDFLLSFLLYANLVYYRFFNDFITVPTLTQTKNAGDLGQSLGALVKPYDVLYFLDVIILMVLVFGKFVKPENVKMKSKRVSAVLISAVILFGTNLALAEMDRPQLLTRTFDRNYLVKYLGMYNYTIYDAIQSSKSSAQRALADSNDVTEVVNYTKATHAEPNPEYFGKAKGMNVIYISLESLQTFAIDYKINGEEVTPFLNSLTKNKNTLYFDNLFHQTGQGKTSDAEFMAENSLFPLPQGAVFTTKAENTYQAAPAILDQKGYSTAVFHGNYKSFWNRDVMYKSLGYEQFFDAAYYSMKDEDVVNYGLKDKPFFTESIPLLKSMEQPFYSKFISLTNHFPYPIDEDEATIDPHTTGDGSVDRYFQTARYMDESLKQFFEDLKKSGLYDNTMIVMYGDHYGISENHNKAMSQVMGKEINGFEHAQLQRVPLFIHAPGLEGGKQHQFGGQVDIRPTLLHLLGIDTKDYVQMGTDLLSKDHQQVVPFRNGDFVTPKFTSVDGKFYDTATGETVEENEEITQTEEMVDKKLTISDQIVYGDLLRFYTPKGFEPVDPTKYRYMGPEETEE; from the coding sequence ATGAAAAATGTATTTGCTAAGGGTTTTTTGAATAAGCATCTTGGCTTTTTTCTGTTAGCAGTCGTAATGCTGTGGATAAAAACCTATACTGCTTATCGCGTAGAACTTAATTTAGGAATTGATAATACCATTCAGCAGTTCCTGCTGTTCATCAACCCGATCAGCTCTGCTGTGCTGTTTTTAGGTTTAGCTTTATTCGCTAAAGGAAAAAAGGCATTTATTTGGATGATCGTCATCGATTTCCTGCTTTCTTTCCTATTATATGCCAACCTTGTGTACTACCGATTCTTCAACGATTTTATTACAGTGCCAACATTGACACAGACTAAGAATGCCGGAGACCTGGGACAAAGTCTTGGTGCTTTGGTTAAACCTTACGATGTCCTTTACTTCCTGGATGTCATTATTTTAATGGTTCTTGTATTTGGCAAGTTCGTTAAGCCTGAAAATGTAAAAATGAAAAGCAAAAGAGTTTCTGCAGTCCTGATTTCAGCTGTGATTCTGTTCGGAACAAACCTTGCTTTAGCTGAAATGGACCGTCCGCAATTATTAACGCGCACGTTTGACCGCAACTATCTTGTTAAATATTTAGGCATGTATAATTACACAATTTATGACGCTATTCAAAGCTCTAAATCATCTGCCCAGCGTGCACTGGCTGACAGCAATGATGTAACGGAAGTTGTAAACTACACAAAAGCAACACATGCTGAACCTAATCCTGAATACTTTGGAAAAGCAAAAGGCATGAACGTTATTTATATTTCACTTGAATCATTGCAGACATTCGCCATTGATTACAAAATTAACGGTGAAGAAGTAACACCGTTCTTAAATTCTTTAACAAAAAACAAAAATACACTGTATTTTGATAATCTCTTCCATCAGACAGGCCAGGGAAAAACGTCTGATGCTGAGTTCATGGCTGAAAACTCACTATTCCCTCTTCCGCAGGGAGCGGTTTTTACAACAAAAGCAGAGAACACATATCAGGCAGCACCAGCTATCCTTGATCAAAAAGGGTACTCAACAGCGGTTTTCCACGGCAACTATAAATCATTCTGGAACCGCGATGTGATGTACAAATCACTTGGCTACGAGCAATTCTTTGATGCAGCATATTATTCAATGAAAGATGAAGATGTTGTGAATTATGGATTAAAGGATAAACCGTTCTTTACCGAATCCATTCCGCTGCTTAAATCAATGGAGCAGCCATTTTATTCAAAATTCATCTCATTAACAAATCATTTCCCTTACCCAATTGATGAGGACGAAGCTACTATCGATCCTCATACAACAGGTGATGGATCTGTAGACCGTTATTTCCAGACTGCACGTTACATGGATGAATCCTTAAAACAGTTTTTTGAAGACCTGAAAAAGTCAGGGTTATATGACAACACAATGATCGTGATGTATGGTGATCACTATGGAATCTCTGAAAATCACAACAAAGCTATGTCTCAGGTAATGGGCAAAGAGATAAATGGGTTTGAACATGCTCAGCTGCAGCGGGTTCCTCTTTTCATTCACGCTCCAGGCCTTGAAGGCGGAAAACAGCACCAGTTCGGCGGACAAGTTGATATTCGCCCTACTCTCCTTCACCTGCTTGGCATAGATACAAAAGATTACGTTCAAATGGGTACGGATTTATTATCAAAAGACCATCAGCAAGTGGTTCCTTTCAGAAACGGCGACTTTGTAACGCCTAAGTTTACTTCAGTTGACGGAAAGTTCTATGATACTGCTACTGGAGAAACAGTGGAGGAAAACGAAGAAATTACACAAACAGAAGAAATGGTCGATAAAAAATTGACCATTTCAGACCAGATTGTATACGGAGATCTATTGCGTTTCTATACGCCTAAGGGATTTGAACCTGTAGATCCAACTAAATACCGTTATATGGGTCCTGAAGAAACAGAAGAATAA
- a CDS encoding superoxide dismutase family protein, with product MIRKMIFTALIAASLGMSACQASTEFETKEESLPVSEKAVAPVNVDIINSEGVEIGTATLTEAPKGVTIRLKAEGLESGKKAIHLHETGKCEKPDFTSAGAHVNPATKQHGFDNPKGFHAGDLPNIEIDENGTVDVELHAPDVTLKHGKKNSLLDEDGSAIIIHEREDDYLTDPAGNSGNRIVCGALVN from the coding sequence ATGATCAGAAAAATGATTTTCACAGCATTAATCGCAGCTTCTTTAGGCATGAGCGCCTGTCAGGCTTCAACAGAATTTGAGACGAAAGAAGAATCACTGCCGGTCAGTGAAAAAGCAGTTGCGCCGGTAAACGTCGATATAATCAACAGCGAGGGTGTTGAAATTGGAACAGCAACTCTGACTGAAGCGCCTAAAGGAGTGACTATCCGCTTAAAAGCGGAGGGTTTAGAGTCTGGAAAGAAAGCCATTCATCTTCATGAGACAGGGAAATGTGAAAAGCCTGATTTCACATCTGCCGGAGCGCATGTTAATCCTGCCACAAAGCAGCATGGATTTGATAATCCTAAAGGCTTTCATGCCGGAGACCTGCCAAACATAGAAATTGACGAAAATGGAACTGTGGATGTCGAGCTTCATGCACCTGATGTGACATTGAAGCATGGTAAGAAAAATTCGCTGCTTGATGAAGACGGCAGTGCGATTATTATCCATGAAAGAGAAGATGACTACTTGACTGATCCTGCAGGAAATTCAGGAAACCGGATAGTTTGCGGGGCACTTGTGAACTAG